The Aedes albopictus strain Foshan chromosome 2, AalbF5, whole genome shotgun sequence region tTATTTTGTTCTCAAAATTTTGCAAGGCTTACTACCAaaaaattcaccagaaattaaatcataaattcttccacgctaaatataatgctgtcattgtttgttttttttttatttttcaaacataTACTCAGTATCTCATTCCACCCGAAAATCCGTAAGGACTTTCCCCAAGAAATCAACgcacttctttggaaattccaagatttttcggaaatttccagATTATTCCTGATGCGTTCAGTTAATTCTCCCGCTTCTTCCCACAGATGACTGCAACCGACGACGAAGATTGGTCCGGCGAACTGAAGAACGACACCCTGACGGGAGAATCTTGTTCATCATCGGCAGACGAGGCCTCGCAGGTTCAGCTTGGCATCCAGCAGGATTGGATCCAGTTTGCCGTCATCATGGAACGCATCTGCTTCGTTGTTTATGTGTTCTTGTACAGTGTTATGGCGGCTAGTTACTTACACTGAgaaattttttactgtaaatttACCGCTGTATCATAACGAGTGCAAATAAATCAAATTGTTACAAGCTGAAAGACTTTTTATctaataacttagttttctaattGCCTTATTGATAATGATTTATCAACGATTTCAGACCTGGAGCGACAACAAACTCAAATGGAATCCGGCAGACTATGGCGGTGTGGACCTGTTCCGGTGTAATCCGGATGCCGTGTGGAAACCGGATGTGGTTCTCTACAACAACGCCAGGGGTTCGGATAATCTGCACTACGGCCAAACCAATGTGATTGTGTACCACAGTGGTGAAGTTCTTTGGGTACCTCCAACCGATTATCACAGCTTTTGCGAACTGAACTTGCGCTTCTGGCCGTTCGACTATCAAACATGTATTCTGAAGATAGGGTCTTGGACATACGATGGGTATAAGCTGAACCTGACAACCAGCGAGGAAGAACCCGAGGTATGTCGTAGAATTGTACAATCAAATCGCATAATCTTCATTTAATATCAACCCTTTCAGATCGACATAGGCGTCCCGAACAATGAATGGAGCATTCGGAAGGTCACTACCGATCGGAACACTGTATTCTACAAATGCTGTAAGGAGCCGTACATCGACCTTCAGTACAACGTCACCCTCCAACGACATTCGTCAACTCACAAGGCTATAGTTGTTAGTCCGGCTTTCGTGATAATGCTACTAGCATTGTCAGTATTCTGGCTTCCACCTCAATGTGGCGAAAAGATTGTGTTGAACGGAATCACCGTGCTGGTTGTGACCGTATTTCTCATCTACTTCGCTCAGCAACTGCCGGCTATGTCGGGAAATACGCCTCTGATCGGTAACATTGTTGAACTTTAGAACATCCAAATTATTAGGTAAAACTACTAAGGCTACTTTCTAAACTTTCAGTAACCTTCTACAGTATGACATTCTACCTGGTTGCCATCAGTACAATCTTGTCGGTGATTGCATTGCGTATAACTCGTAGCAAGCACTGCCATCCAGTGCCAGGTGTTCTGAAGAGTCAGCTGGACGGATGTCTTGGCTCCACACTCCGCGTAGGAAGTGCCGGTCAATTGGAGGAGGATAAAGAAGCTGCGGGCGGTGAGACGCCCGTGAGTACCAAACAGCATGACTGGTGTCGTTTGGCAGTGTTACTGGACAGACTGGCGTTCGTAGTTTACTTGGTGATCTTTGCCTTTTCGGTCATTTACTTCAGCCTATAGTTTGGGGTTGGATGTGTGTTCAAATTGTCAGGTATTTTTAATGGAATAAGAGTTCTTACAAAAGCAGCTTTCGATTACATATAATAAATAATCATAACTCATGTCACATTACGCTTCCATTAAACTGATCCTATTGCTGTTTCATAGTATTCAAAAATAGTGTTTAGATTATCCGAAATCCCTTCAAGTTGGTTGATGTATCTAGGGGGTCTATTAcgtgaaaaatcctggaattatcGGAGAATTCTATTTCACCTGGTAAACTCTGGGAATTTTAAGGGGATTTTGAACTTAACTTGTACCAATAATAATCAATAAAAACACTTAAAATATTCCGAAGGAAACTATATAGGCTATGCTTGCaatgcttggagaaacttcttgcaAAATAACAGGTAATCGCTTACACTGTTCCTCCATGCCTTTTCGTTTTTAAATTATgtatttaaaatttatttaaattcaatTGAAAACTGTTTTGagacatttcttaaagaatctcttaATGACTTGTTGATGAACTTTCCGGTTAATTAGAAGTATTCTTGAAAAGTTTTCTGCAGGTATTGCTAGGCAATATCCAGTGCAAATCTCTGACGGCTGTAGGGGCTTGAGCTTATTCCCGTCGTACGAAGTACCTAATGTAATAGTTTGTTGTTAAACCACAACATCAAAATAATAAGGTTAAGTAATTATTCCTCGAAGTCCATTTTCATCTAATCAAGAATTCTATTTTCGGCACAACATGAATTCAATTTCCGTCATAATTTCAAAAAGACACTATGATACATAGAATGGTTAAAAATTATAAAACAACCATAATTGTTTATTGAAAAAGTCGGTTAAATCCTTCCCAATTCAAGTAAACTAATGTTTTCTAAGTACTACTGAGCAAAAGAAAAGATCGAAGATAAAATTGTTTTATCTATATAATAAGAACCAAAACATGTTTGGCATACTCCATTGCAcgatgacgtcatcaagaaatcgctttcTTTCTCttctacgggaaattagaaaacaacaggacctacacctgtcaaatttgacagattttttttttcaatttcatatattttacgacaATCTCATATATACATTTAAAATACAAAATACATTTAAAAGCACAAAAGCTCCATACTATAAACAGACCAAACTATAAATTGACTAAACTGAATTTCATCATTTTGAAATCACCGTTTTTACCACTAGACAAAACCCTGTGACAAATAAGTAAAAgcgtaaacgaaaaaaaaattgtacaattgtAAGTTTAAAATTAGCGAAAACATCAAGTTCCAGTCGCAACTACCATCGAAAACATTTAAAATACAtttaaacaattttcaaaatgctTTCTTATGGCTACTATGTTATTCCAGCGCAATTGACGAATATAATGTTGGAATTTGTATAATCTTCTTTGTTTTCCAAAATGTTTTAGGTTAAACGCGATTGCTTCACATACAAGCCAAAGGCAGATTTAAGGACAAGTTTGCTAGAAACCAAAGATGGCTGCTACAATGACCGCCTTgaaattctagtctagtctagtctagtctacacatacacagccactcattgaaagaatcctggaaaatgatagaatcgactacttccataatttttcttgtcattattaatgattgcagtacatcggagatgcattacaagcattaaagcggccaggcctactgtgcagcgtttttaatttAACAATGAaaacaatgagtggggacatctcgtaccaaccactcagtTCATGAAAAAGCAAATACGGTGAAAttggtgggggtgacgatgctaagaagattaatgtcaccccttgatcCTTGGTCCTTGATCATTggtccttcctgggatggaacacaggtatttactccgtgtcctggccctagtgcctaggcttaagcgcctttactcgctctctggaaATAAACTAAAACGTTATGATCCCATGACCCCTCAAAGACGAcccattttaaaaatataaattattttTACGATTATGAAAGTTGAAACTAATCAATGACCGCCTtgcaattcgttcaaaaattcaagagcacaaatctgatgatTGAGCAGGCCAACGAGACAGAAAATGCTGCTTGTTGCTTGGTCACTCACCGAAAAAAATAGAGTAACATTTTCAGCCTGCTTCGTTTGACGTATCTCCATATTTGTGCTCTCAAAAACGTGAGGCAAAATGCAGAATTTGGAAAGTTTACGCAAGGGACCTTCACCTTAAGTGCGCCATCATAGTTCACCGAAAAATTATTTATTTGTATTTGTGAAATCcagggtctctagttagcctaatagttaaggctatggatcgccaatccggagacggcgggttcgattcccgttccggtcgggaaaattttctcgactccctgggcgtagtgtatcattgtacttgcctcacaatatacaatttcatgtaacggcaggcaaagaaagcccttcaattaataactgtggaagtgctcaaagaacactaagttgaagcgaggcaggccaagtcccagttgggaagtcgaaccataaagaagaagaagaattgtgAAATCCCTGTCATGaagaaaatatttttattaaCATCGTACCggcgtaaaaaaaatatttatttgattgaTTGAGCCGCCTTTGGTGCAtactgcagcagtgaaatcaatTTTTGGAGAACCACAGAGCTTTTGTAGGGTGTgagttaaggtggcccacacttatatgaaaaacaaaaatttcgagaaatgccaagtcttacctcctcaatcagttgttttggactcccagaagctacactcccgttcaaaagtttggggtcaccccctcaaaaacatgttatttttttaggcccatttcTCCGCCAATttccgtccgatttcaaaaccctaggtttcattcaaaagataataagtcaaagcaactttgaacatgatttaaaagaaactttttcaaaaaattttgtatgtaaacttaacccaaagttgccaaattttctaaaaaatgaatataaagttacggcagtgtcgctggaagttgggtcgaccaaattttaagatgagagcggtaatatgacccattttctattagctttcaactgctttttacagaacttagctaaaaaatctagaaaaaaagttattaagtaaattaatccttgatgtctgTTGACTACGCCTCTGGCATAGGAGCGCACCTCCATCCAACTTCCCTAATCCTCACGAACATCAGTAAACGCAGGTATAGTACGGCACCTTCTTCTCCGTGGACATTGGTCGAACGTCAATAACTGACACGCTATTGTATGCTAGATCCAGTAGATTTCAATAGACCGAAACGATTCATAGTGAAAACTCACAACAACAGTGTTCACGTGTTCCTAAAATTAATCCTAAAATTGCGATTTAGTACCATTATTATTACAACATTCAATCATAATCAGTGCATAAAACTCTGGTAATATTTCTTGAACTTATTCTACGCTGAAATTTAATTATTCTATTAACATACTCTCCTGCAGTGATCGCATTAAGTTTTGTGCAAAAATTGTAACCTATAATCTACTTACACCTAGAACCTACATGCAAAGGTAAATCGTATGAGCTTAAATGTCGTTAAAATACTTAAATCTAGAATGTTTTAGTACGGTCGAATGTCAAGTCAAGTACGGATAATTGAAACTTCTCAGCTAAGAACTAAGATCAGATCGCGACTGCATCGCATGACCTTTACAGACCGAGCTCCACAGGTATTGCACAACGAGACAAAACGTAAGTCAAAATGGGCAAAATCCCACTTATGTACATTAACACTTAGTGATTAAAATCTCCAGAACTGGAATGCAAATTTGTAAATTAACACATATATCTATGTAAAACCATTCGCAGGAATATATTAATATCCACATAGAAACGTAAATCCTACGCATCTGGTCGTTTGTGGTATTATTATACCGGAAATCATCTCCGTGCCATCGTTTGTTGGCAAATTCCCAACAATTTAATATATTCGTTTTATAACGAGTATACGCGGTCAAATTCAGTCATGTCGAGTCGCGGTCGGTCAAATAAAGGCAGTAATGCCGGCGGTAGTGATAGTGGTGCAATTGGTGGTGTGAAAGTGGTGGTCACCGACGAAACAGTGGAACCAGAGGCCTCTTTTCCTGGTCGGTCGTGCAGAGTTTGCCGTACGGATGATTCGGATGAAATGGTGAGGTGTGACAGATGTCTGAAGTGGTTCCACTTCTCCTGCGTGGGAGTTACCCAAGCCATCGAAAACGATCCCTGGAGTTGCAAGGATTGCGAGAATTCGGAGCAGGTTCCGGAGCGGCTGGTGAACCCATGTGATGGTGGTGCCAAAAAGAAACATGCTGCAGAATTCGAAAGCGACAAGCTGAACCTTCTACCTCTTCAGGAGCGAGATGACCCAGCAACTCCCAAAACGTCGAAAGCTAGCAAGGTCGGAGGACAGGCGGAAGGTAAGAGGAACGAAAAGAAGGTGGCACCGAGAGGAAAATCCCATACATCCGAGCAACCACCTGCGGACCAGAAGCAGTTGAGAGGAGCCAACTTACTGCAGTCAAAGGAAGTCCACAAGCATCCGACGAAGGGGAACAACAAGCCGTCGGCACGTGGTAGCCATCAGGCGCTACAAGAAGAAACTGGCGAAAACCCACCGACAAGCTTCGGAAAAGCGAGGTCTGTGGTATCCCACGCGTCCAGCCGAGCATCTAGCAGGTCCTCACAATCTCTTGCCAAGCTGAAGCTACAGAAGCTCGAAGAGGAGAGGATCCTGAACGCGAAGAAGCTGGAGCAAGAACAAGCTTACCTGGAGGAGAAATATAGGCTGCTGGAGGAGATGGTTAGTGATAGAGGATCTGATGTAAACAGCGTGTCGGATGCTGTAAGCGAATGGCGTCCCCGAGCGCAATCGAGTCACCGCTCGCAGCTGGGAGATCAGCGGTCAGCCCAACACGAACCTTTTGATCTTGGCGCCAATTCCCCGGGCAACCTTAGATGTAGGTCATTCGTTGAAGAACAACGCAGCGTGCACCGAGAAGCCCCACACTccgtcaaccgtgttacagaacgCGAAGAAGATTGCTGCCCGTTAACCAAGAAGCAGTTGGCGGCCCGGCAGGCTGTTTCCAAGGATCTGCCCCAGTTTTCTGGCAACCCCGAGGATTGGCCGTTATTCATAGCGACGTTCAACAACACCACGGCAATGTGCGGCTTCACGAACGAGGAGAACATCTTCCGACTGCAGAAAAGCCTCAAAGGGCGAGCCTTCGAAGCAGTGAAGAGCCGTCTAGTACATCCTTCGAACGTTCCCGGTGTGCTGAGGACCCTGAGAATGATGTTCGGGCAGCCGGAAGCCATCGTGCATTCGCTTATCGAGAAGATCAACTGCCTGCCGGCCATAAGAGAAGATAAACTGGAAACTCTGGTGGACTTCGCCGTAAATGTTGAGAATTTTTGTGCGACGGTGGACGCCTGTGGCCTAGACGAATATCTGTACAACACCACCCTCCTACATCAGCTTGTAAGCAAGTTACCTTCAACGATCAAGCTGAATTGGGCGCAGTACAGGATTTCTTTGCCAGGAGTCAACCTTGCAGCGTTCAGCACCTGGATGTATTCTCTCGCCGAAGCTGCTAGTGCAGTGAATATTCCGTCCATCACGAATACACGAACACCGCGAAGCGAAAGTCGTAATACAAAAAAGGCCTTTGTGAACGCTCATTCCGAGAGCACTTCGGTGGAAACACGCCCATTGTATCC contains the following coding sequences:
- the LOC109404615 gene encoding acetylcholine receptor subunit alpha-like 1 isoform X3, which codes for MGKGHRLAFILVCLVGCCYADDATSDSNKPTGTQTWIDKLKKDLLVNYDRNARPTQHYNVTNLDLKITIRHVDIDEENSIFSMYGWVKMTWSDNKLKWNPADYGGVDLFRCNPDAVWKPDVVLYNNARGSDNLHYGQTNVIVYHSGEVLWVPPTDYHSFCELNLRFWPFDYQTCILKIGSWTYDGYKLNLTTSEEEPEIDIGVPNNEWSIRKVTTDRNTVFYKCCKEPYIDLQYNVTLQRHSSTHKAIVVSPAFVIMLLALSVFWLPPQCGEKIVLNGITVLVVTVFLIYFAQQLPAMSGNTPLIVTFYSMTFYLVAISTILSVIALRITRSKHCHPVPGVLKSQLDGCLGSTLRVGSAGQLEEDKEAAGGETPVSTKQHDWCRLAVLLDRLAFVVYLVIFAFSVIYFSL